The following proteins are co-located in the Diaphorobacter sp. HDW4B genome:
- a CDS encoding site-specific recombinase, which yields MKKRAENNAKTLTQLLTPIDPKASLAQRNLQLIALLDWVRGDGESVEGAAERVNELVTMAEQSPVLRERLQLWWQAITQSVDITMLLADFGFAQRTSMLSELAERLRYKLLPNNPDTIDASELFMAALYSEFDARWLGALDDDLINRLSDVLTPPHEATDGATRWQHALADAITYCAGNILATGFAPELRLRMTQEMRDAQPFHELVSDAESLRVEVLHPLRTSNRLDATVARLRDRLDACRNAANSVYTHFEDNGISVGLVFRIRQLRARILRVRELLECLLSPKPAVAATRLMARLVGVSRERRSLRALFMANSSLLAAKVAERNAETGSHYITRTPSEYFSMVKKAAGGGLVMAFTTLIKFWLYSFAFSAFWGGFWAGVNYATSFVLVQLFHFTVATKQPAMTAPAMAAKLKDIESEGTEEAFVDEVTHLVRSQVAAILGNVLIVFPAVLGITILLAKLFGHSAISEKEALHVIDTLKPWGGSLLFAAFTGVLLFTSSILAGWVENWFVLHRLDAAIHYNPRITRAIGAVRATRISRFLRGNLSGLAANISLGFMLGLVPVIAAFFGLGLDVRHVTLSTGQMAAAASALGPEVIHMPAFWWSMATLPFIGALNVLVSFYLAFRLALRAQNVTGVERSRIARALRKRIFHSPLSFFAPSRSNV from the coding sequence TTGAAGAAACGCGCAGAGAACAACGCCAAGACACTCACGCAGCTCCTCACCCCCATCGACCCCAAGGCCTCGCTCGCACAGCGCAATCTGCAACTGATCGCGCTGCTCGACTGGGTCCGTGGCGATGGCGAATCGGTGGAAGGCGCGGCCGAGCGCGTGAACGAGCTGGTCACGATGGCCGAGCAGTCGCCCGTGCTGCGCGAGCGCCTTCAACTGTGGTGGCAGGCGATCACGCAGTCGGTGGACATCACCATGCTGCTCGCCGATTTCGGCTTTGCGCAGCGCACCTCGATGCTCAGCGAACTGGCCGAGCGCCTGCGCTACAAGCTGCTGCCCAATAACCCGGACACCATCGATGCGTCCGAACTGTTCATGGCCGCGCTGTACAGCGAATTCGACGCGCGCTGGCTGGGCGCGCTCGATGACGATCTGATCAACCGCCTGAGCGACGTGCTCACGCCGCCGCACGAAGCCACCGATGGCGCGACGCGCTGGCAGCATGCGCTGGCCGACGCCATCACCTACTGCGCGGGCAACATCCTCGCGACCGGCTTTGCCCCCGAATTGCGCCTGCGCATGACGCAGGAAATGCGCGACGCCCAGCCGTTTCACGAACTGGTGAGCGACGCGGAAAGTCTGCGCGTGGAAGTGCTGCATCCGCTGCGCACCAGCAACCGTCTCGACGCCACCGTGGCACGTCTGCGCGATCGGCTCGACGCCTGCCGCAACGCGGCCAACTCGGTCTACACGCACTTCGAGGACAACGGCATTTCCGTCGGCCTCGTGTTCCGCATTCGCCAGTTGCGCGCCCGCATTCTGCGCGTGCGCGAACTGCTCGAATGCCTGCTCTCGCCCAAGCCCGCAGTCGCTGCCACGCGGCTGATGGCGCGGCTGGTCGGCGTGAGCCGCGAGCGCCGCAGTCTGCGTGCGCTGTTCATGGCCAACTCGTCGCTGCTCGCCGCCAAGGTGGCCGAGCGCAATGCCGAAACCGGCTCGCACTACATCACGCGCACGCCGTCGGAATATTTTTCGATGGTGAAGAAAGCAGCCGGTGGCGGCCTTGTGATGGCGTTCACCACGCTCATCAAATTCTGGCTCTACTCGTTTGCGTTTTCGGCTTTCTGGGGCGGCTTCTGGGCCGGTGTGAACTACGCCACCAGCTTTGTGCTGGTGCAGTTGTTCCACTTCACCGTCGCCACGAAACAGCCTGCGATGACCGCGCCCGCGATGGCCGCCAAGCTCAAAGACATCGAAAGCGAAGGCACGGAAGAAGCCTTTGTGGATGAGGTCACGCACCTGGTGCGATCGCAGGTGGCCGCGATTCTGGGCAACGTGCTGATCGTGTTTCCGGCGGTGCTCGGCATCACGATCCTGCTGGCCAAACTGTTCGGACATTCCGCGATCAGCGAGAAGGAAGCGCTGCACGTGATCGACACGCTCAAGCCCTGGGGCGGATCGCTGCTGTTCGCTGCATTCACGGGCGTGCTGCTGTTCACGTCGAGCATCCTCGCGGGCTGGGTGGAGAACTGGTTCGTGCTGCATCGCCTCGATGCCGCGATCCACTACAACCCGCGCATCACGCGTGCCATCGGTGCCGTGCGCGCCACGCGCATCTCGCGTTTTCTGCGCGGCAATCTGTCGGGGCTTGCGGCGAACATTTCGCTCGGTTTCATGCTCGGTCTGGTGCCGGTGATCGCCGCGTTCTTCGGGCTTGGACTCGATGTGCGACATGTCACGCTGTCCACCGGACAGATGGCCGCCGCTGCATCGGCACTGGGGCCTGAAGTGATCCACATGCCTGCGTTCTGGTGGTCGATGGCGACGCTGCCATTCATCGGTGCACTCAACGTGCTGGTGAGCTTCTACCTCGCATTCCGTCTGGCCTTGCGCGCGCAGAACGTGACCGGCGTGGAGCGCTCACGCATAGCACGCGCGCTTCGCAAACGCATATTCCATTCTCCGTTGAGCTTTTTTGCGCCTTCGCGCTCCAACGTCTGA
- a CDS encoding cation:proton antiporter produces MNELMSFWGQWLRPSAGLPTVQWALLLAVASTCGYLVYRHTGLPKVVGYSIVGMVAGLLGFSGAQWPLQGIGLFIMELAISIVLFDAGGRIPWRWFRHNPMVLVQSIAESALTYFAVYWTMLWLNVPHEAAGPIALVAMAASPAVVTRVVADTRAAGPVTDRAIVLATLSTLYALTLGGAHAEMLSRPGSRFFETIPPVMVMFGVSIVVGALLSGLIRIALRYMSPESENTSILVLALIAASTAIAAHLGGSAPLAALIGGMLIKQLHPRPWALPRQLGTASSVLTMLMFVLVSTVAAQADWNLAIAGTVFTLIIVRLVAKAMGVGIGNIGTGASWRQAVWVGAAMMPMSSIALLIASQFMAASASTGAVISSIALPTILLMEVFGAVIATVALYRAGETHKPWAELPTGPSGDEHRES; encoded by the coding sequence ATGAATGAGCTGATGAGTTTCTGGGGGCAGTGGCTGCGCCCCTCCGCGGGATTGCCGACGGTGCAATGGGCACTGCTGCTGGCAGTGGCTTCGACCTGCGGCTATCTTGTGTATCGACATACGGGCTTGCCCAAGGTGGTGGGCTATTCCATCGTCGGCATGGTCGCGGGTCTGTTGGGTTTCAGCGGCGCGCAATGGCCGCTGCAGGGCATTGGCCTGTTCATCATGGAACTGGCGATCTCCATCGTGCTGTTCGATGCGGGCGGACGCATTCCGTGGCGCTGGTTCCGGCACAACCCGATGGTGCTGGTGCAAAGCATTGCCGAGTCCGCTCTCACCTATTTCGCGGTCTACTGGACCATGCTGTGGCTGAACGTGCCGCACGAAGCTGCAGGCCCGATTGCGCTGGTGGCGATGGCCGCTTCGCCCGCCGTCGTCACACGCGTGGTGGCCGATACGCGCGCTGCGGGTCCGGTGACGGATCGCGCCATCGTGCTCGCCACTTTGTCCACGCTGTATGCGCTCACCCTGGGCGGTGCGCATGCGGAAATGCTGAGCCGTCCGGGCAGCCGTTTCTTCGAAACGATTCCACCCGTGATGGTGATGTTCGGCGTGTCCATCGTCGTGGGCGCACTGCTCTCGGGCCTCATCCGCATCGCCTTGCGCTACATGAGCCCGGAAAGCGAAAACACCTCGATTCTGGTGCTCGCACTGATCGCCGCAAGCACCGCCATCGCAGCGCATCTGGGAGGCTCCGCGCCACTGGCCGCGCTGATCGGCGGCATGCTGATCAAGCAGTTGCATCCGCGTCCATGGGCGCTGCCGCGTCAGCTCGGAACGGCGTCCTCGGTGCTCACCATGCTGATGTTCGTGCTGGTGTCCACCGTGGCCGCGCAGGCCGACTGGAACCTCGCGATTGCGGGCACCGTGTTCACGCTGATCATCGTGCGCCTCGTGGCCAAGGCGATGGGGGTCGGCATCGGCAACATCGGCACGGGCGCGAGCTGGCGACAGGCCGTGTGGGTAGGCGCGGCGATGATGCCGATGTCCTCCATCGCCCTGCTGATCGCATCGCAATTCATGGCGGCTTCGGCATCGACCGGCGCGGTCATTTCCAGCATCGCGCTGCCCACCATTCTGCTCATGGAAGTGTTCGGTGCGGTGATCGCCACCGTAGCGCTGTACCGCGCCGGAGAAACCCACAAGCCCTGGGCCGAGCTGCCCACCGGCCCGTCTGGAGACGAACACCGTGAGTCTTGA
- a CDS encoding YbdK family carboxylate-amine ligase, whose product MSLEAFHHSEPLTLGVELELQLVSTHDYDLAPYAEDMLRLMHKTPLPGSVVPEMTNSMIEISTDVCHSCSEVLSQLTPIRDALVKSADKLNIAVVGGGTHPFQQWHERRIYDKPRFHELSALYGYLTKQFTIFGQHVHIGCPDADAALLMLHRMSRYIPHCIALSASSPYVQGQDTQFDSARLNSVFAFPLSGRAPCVLHWTDFEAYFDKMTHTGVVKSMKDFYWDIRPKPEYGTIEIRVFDTPLTIERAAALAGYVQSLGAWFLNEQPFTPQEDDYLVYTYNRFQACRFGLDAVYVDPPTGTHMQLRDHILQTMDKIAPYAEQLGASGAVELLRKDVEAGQNDARWLRDRQREEQMLAEVSRQASIKFRG is encoded by the coding sequence GTGAGTCTTGAAGCCTTTCACCATTCCGAACCGCTGACGCTGGGCGTGGAGCTGGAACTGCAGCTCGTGAGCACGCACGACTACGACCTCGCGCCTTATGCCGAGGACATGCTGCGCCTGATGCACAAGACGCCGCTGCCCGGCAGCGTCGTGCCCGAGATGACGAACTCGATGATCGAGATCTCGACCGATGTCTGCCACTCCTGCAGCGAAGTGCTCAGCCAGCTCACGCCGATCCGCGATGCGCTCGTCAAAAGTGCCGACAAGCTGAACATCGCCGTGGTCGGTGGCGGCACGCATCCGTTCCAGCAATGGCACGAACGCCGCATCTACGACAAGCCGCGTTTTCACGAGCTGTCCGCGCTGTATGGTTATCTCACCAAGCAGTTCACCATCTTCGGCCAGCACGTGCACATCGGCTGCCCCGATGCGGATGCCGCGCTGCTCATGCTGCACCGCATGTCGCGCTACATCCCGCACTGCATTGCGCTGTCGGCATCGAGCCCGTATGTGCAGGGGCAGGACACGCAGTTCGATTCCGCGCGGCTCAATTCGGTGTTCGCCTTTCCGCTCTCGGGCCGTGCGCCCTGCGTGCTCCACTGGACGGATTTCGAAGCCTACTTCGACAAGATGACGCACACCGGCGTGGTCAAGAGCATGAAGGACTTCTACTGGGACATCCGCCCCAAACCCGAGTACGGCACCATCGAAATCCGCGTGTTCGACACCCCGCTCACCATCGAACGCGCCGCCGCGCTCGCGGGTTATGTGCAGTCGCTCGGCGCATGGTTTCTGAACGAGCAACCGTTCACGCCGCAGGAAGACGACTACCTCGTCTACACCTACAACCGTTTTCAGGCCTGCCGCTTCGGGCTCGATGCGGTGTATGTCGATCCGCCCACCGGCACGCACATGCAACTGCGCGACCACATCCTGCAGACCATGGACAAGATCGCGCCCTACGCAGAGCAACTGGGCGCGTCGGGCGCAGTCGAGTTGCTGCGCAAGGACGTGGAAGCCGGGCAGAACGACGCACGCTGGCTGCGTGATCGCCAACGCGAAGAACAGATGCTCGCGGAAGTGAGCCGACAGGCGTCGATCAAGTTCCGCGGTTGA
- the thiL gene encoding thiamine-phosphate kinase — protein MGEFDLIARYFTRPVRRAALGVGDDCALLQVTPGMQLAVSSDMLVAGRHFFEDVDPVHLGHKSLAVNLSDLAACGARPLAFTLALSLPKVDEPWLAGFAKGLLALADEHEIELVGGDTTHGPLNICITVFGEVPAGQALLRSGAKAGDDIWVSGTLGDARLALDALLGKITPALPADLFNAARMRLECPAPRVALGLALRGIASSALDVSDGLLGDLTHILEQSQVGAQIDADAVLQTMAARKTSLALPDDQWYQCALAGGDDYELAFTAPAHLRSQVEAAAQSASTPVTRIGSVTAEPGIRLLDAQGQALSRQSWASFDHFA, from the coding sequence ATGGGTGAATTTGATCTGATCGCGCGTTATTTCACGCGCCCCGTTCGCCGCGCCGCATTGGGCGTGGGCGACGATTGCGCCTTGCTCCAAGTGACGCCGGGCATGCAGTTGGCGGTTTCCAGCGACATGCTGGTGGCGGGCCGGCATTTCTTTGAAGACGTGGACCCGGTGCATCTGGGGCACAAGTCGCTGGCGGTGAATCTCAGCGACCTCGCGGCCTGCGGAGCCAGGCCGCTCGCGTTCACGCTTGCGCTGTCGCTGCCGAAGGTGGACGAGCCTTGGCTGGCGGGCTTTGCCAAAGGTCTGCTCGCACTGGCGGACGAGCACGAGATCGAACTGGTGGGCGGCGACACCACGCACGGTCCGCTCAATATCTGCATCACCGTGTTCGGCGAAGTGCCTGCCGGTCAGGCCCTGCTGCGCAGCGGGGCCAAGGCGGGCGACGACATCTGGGTGAGCGGCACGCTCGGCGATGCGCGCTTGGCGCTCGATGCGCTGCTCGGCAAGATCACTCCGGCGCTTCCTGCCGACTTGTTCAATGCCGCACGCATGCGCCTTGAATGCCCCGCTCCGCGCGTTGCGCTTGGACTGGCGCTGCGCGGCATTGCCAGCAGCGCGCTCGATGTCAGCGACGGGCTGCTGGGCGATCTCACGCACATCCTGGAGCAGTCCCAGGTGGGGGCGCAGATCGATGCCGACGCGGTGCTGCAGACCATGGCAGCGCGCAAGACATCGCTCGCCCTGCCGGATGACCAGTGGTACCAATGCGCGCTCGCCGGTGGTGACGATTACGAACTCGCGTTCACCGCACCCGCGCATCTGCGTTCGCAGGTCGAAGCCGCTGCGCAATCAGCGAGCACGCCCGTGACGCGCATCGGCAGCGTCACCGCAGAGCCGGGCATTCGTTTGCTGGACGCGCAAGGCCAGGCTTTGTCGCGCCAAAGCTGGGCCTCGTTCGACCATTTCGCTTGA
- a CDS encoding DUF4139 domain-containing protein, translating to MQLPSLTRLRIARTIPFASSLLLITPVFAADASSSITQVKVYPGSATVERVVRVPAGARSVTIRCLPPSPMLDVQSLQVQADASVRMGETSIKMQDRYLDSQCATPLDDQVREAEDKVATAKAETESLQLAVSYLNTVATKPPEEPRNGPGTPGSASIGSTTDALRRSSQDVLLKLNQAKRRQETAELALKHLTAERNRSSGPITGVSTVTITLAAERDSDLRLTYQVSGPSWSPNYRATLDSATNVVKLERMALVAQNTGEDWRNVQLVLSTGQPTRATAGRLPNQWTLDIAPPPQMDATLRAYATAAPAPIAASAMAKEAAGDQAPAMPSFEVQVSEGAYATEFSVPQRITVPSGGQRVTLSLGTHDVRAQLVTRTAPAVEQAAYLVAQLPTLPGVWPTASVALYRDGAYVGQGSLNNNDDQLSRIGLSFGRDERVVVSAEPQQQNAGSAGFIGSNVERKVQHAYRVDNRHQRPVTLQVLEASPVSRNEQIEVKSQYEPAPADKEWNRRPGLVLWSETLAPASSQRFVATHTLRYPKEARLQESQ from the coding sequence ATGCAACTTCCTTCGCTCACGCGTTTGCGCATTGCGCGCACCATTCCGTTCGCATCTTCTCTCCTGCTGATCACGCCAGTCTTCGCGGCCGATGCGAGTTCCAGCATCACGCAGGTGAAGGTCTATCCCGGTAGCGCCACCGTCGAGCGCGTGGTGCGTGTGCCAGCGGGTGCGCGCAGCGTCACGATCCGTTGCCTGCCGCCCAGCCCCATGCTCGATGTGCAGAGCCTGCAAGTGCAGGCCGATGCCAGCGTGCGCATGGGCGAGACCAGCATCAAGATGCAGGACCGGTATCTGGACAGTCAATGCGCCACGCCGCTCGATGATCAGGTGCGCGAGGCTGAGGACAAGGTCGCCACTGCCAAGGCCGAGACCGAATCGCTGCAACTGGCGGTGAGCTATCTGAACACCGTGGCCACCAAGCCGCCGGAAGAACCACGCAATGGCCCCGGCACACCGGGCTCGGCCAGCATCGGCAGCACCACGGATGCGCTGCGCCGCTCGTCGCAAGACGTGCTTCTCAAACTCAATCAAGCCAAACGCAGACAGGAGACCGCGGAACTCGCGCTCAAGCATCTGACCGCCGAGCGCAATCGTTCGTCGGGCCCGATCACCGGCGTATCGACCGTCACCATCACGCTGGCCGCCGAACGCGACAGCGACCTGCGCCTGACCTACCAGGTGAGCGGCCCCAGCTGGTCGCCCAACTACCGCGCCACGCTGGACAGCGCGACCAATGTGGTCAAGCTCGAGCGCATGGCGCTCGTCGCGCAGAACACGGGCGAGGACTGGCGCAATGTGCAACTGGTGCTCTCCACCGGCCAGCCCACGCGCGCCACGGCGGGGCGTCTGCCGAACCAGTGGACGCTGGATATTGCGCCGCCGCCCCAGATGGACGCGACGCTTCGCGCCTACGCCACGGCGGCCCCCGCGCCAATAGCCGCATCAGCCATGGCCAAAGAGGCTGCTGGAGATCAGGCTCCCGCCATGCCGAGCTTTGAAGTCCAGGTCAGCGAGGGCGCCTACGCCACCGAATTCAGCGTTCCGCAGCGCATCACCGTGCCTTCGGGCGGGCAGCGCGTCACGCTGTCGCTGGGCACGCATGATGTGCGCGCGCAGTTGGTCACGCGCACGGCACCCGCCGTCGAGCAGGCGGCCTATCTGGTCGCGCAACTGCCCACGCTGCCGGGCGTGTGGCCCACGGCCAGCGTGGCGCTGTACCGCGACGGGGCCTATGTCGGCCAGGGTTCGCTCAACAACAACGATGACCAGCTCTCGCGCATCGGCCTGTCGTTCGGTCGCGATGAACGCGTCGTCGTGAGCGCCGAGCCCCAACAGCAGAATGCCGGCAGCGCGGGCTTCATCGGCTCGAATGTCGAGCGCAAGGTGCAGCACGCCTACCGCGTGGACAACCGCCACCAGCGTCCGGTGACTCTGCAGGTGCTGGAGGCATCGCCCGTCTCGCGCAACGAGCAGATCGAGGTGAAGTCACAATACGAGCCCGCGCCCGCCGACAAGGAATGGAACCGCCGCCCCGGATTGGTGCTCTGGAGCGAAACGCTTGCCCCTGCCTCTTCACAGCGATTCGTAGCAACGCATACACTGCGTTACCCGAAGGAGGCGCGTCTGCAGGAATCACAGTGA
- a CDS encoding phosphatidylglycerophosphatase A yields MFSNPLHLIALGFGSGLSRVAPGTVGTAWGWLAFLVLQLWLTQAQMGIVIAVSIVVGWIACTVTAKNMRVADPGSIVWDEVVAIWIVLWLAMPMGFWGQLVAFGLFRFFDAVKPNPVKWADQCFKGFGWRGGFGIMFDDLVAAFCTLLVIAVWRWI; encoded by the coding sequence ATGTTCTCCAACCCGCTGCATCTGATTGCGCTCGGCTTCGGCAGCGGTCTCTCGCGCGTGGCGCCGGGGACGGTGGGAACGGCCTGGGGATGGCTGGCGTTTCTGGTGCTGCAGCTGTGGCTCACGCAGGCGCAGATGGGCATCGTGATCGCCGTGTCCATCGTGGTCGGCTGGATCGCCTGCACCGTCACCGCCAAAAACATGCGCGTGGCCGACCCCGGCAGCATCGTCTGGGACGAGGTCGTCGCCATCTGGATCGTGCTCTGGTTGGCCATGCCCATGGGCTTCTGGGGCCAACTGGTCGCCTTCGGACTGTTCCGCTTTTTCGACGCCGTCAAACCCAACCCGGTGAAATGGGCGGACCAATGCTTCAAGGGTTTTGGCTGGCGCGGCGGCTTCGGCATCATGTTCGATGACCTCGTGGCCGCCTTCTGCACATTGCTGGTGATCGCCGTCTGGAGATGGATCTGA
- a CDS encoding CinA family protein, translating to MLATAESCTGGMIAAACTDLAGSSEWFERGFVSYSNAAKTDLLGVPGMLILLHGAVSEPVARAMATGAVLRSQAQVTIAVTGVAGPGGGTEAKPVGTVWFGWQVDGVLHSEVQRFAGDRASVRMATLMHAIKRVNELLG from the coding sequence ATGCTTGCCACGGCCGAAAGCTGCACGGGCGGCATGATCGCCGCCGCCTGCACCGATCTGGCGGGCTCCAGCGAATGGTTCGAGCGCGGCTTCGTGAGCTATTCCAACGCCGCCAAGACCGATCTGCTGGGCGTGCCCGGAATGCTCATCCTGCTGCACGGCGCGGTGAGCGAGCCCGTTGCCCGCGCCATGGCGACCGGCGCGGTGCTGCGCTCGCAGGCGCAGGTCACCATTGCCGTGACGGGCGTGGCGGGGCCGGGTGGCGGTACCGAGGCCAAGCCGGTGGGCACCGTCTGGTTCGGGTGGCAGGTGGATGGGGTGCTGCACAGCGAGGTTCAGCGCTTTGCGGGGGATCGCGCATCGGTGCGGATGGCGACCTTGATGCATGCCATCAAGCGGGTGAACGAGCTGCTGGGCTGA
- a CDS encoding YecA family protein, translating to MAAQDTPPNASDDDFNPALSNDALDELDAMLDDIRSRNEETPQWEFCDGFLSALVCTRRPIEVAEWLPMLLGDGSYIEDAPEDGPLPFQADIFKDEAQQARFLELCQLRLDEVASQLDIETDALDSDDAFQPECMDMRGAIAILPEAEKAEMEGQDIPSFGQVWALGFMFAVENWPEDWATPRDKDAAKWIDDSLEKVVAVTEDDTGKPAVNLYDDQGPASTSQDRVEKVGEMIWACYDLRQIWKSFGPRVETVRKTNEPGRNDPCPCGSGKKYKKCHGA from the coding sequence ATGGCTGCACAAGACACCCCCCCCAACGCATCCGACGACGACTTCAATCCTGCGCTGAGCAACGACGCGCTCGATGAACTCGACGCGATGCTCGACGACATCCGCAGCCGCAACGAAGAAACCCCGCAATGGGAGTTCTGCGACGGTTTCCTGAGCGCGCTGGTCTGCACGCGCCGCCCCATCGAAGTCGCCGAATGGCTGCCGATGCTGCTGGGTGACGGCAGCTACATCGAAGATGCGCCGGAAGACGGTCCGCTGCCTTTCCAGGCCGACATCTTCAAGGACGAAGCCCAACAAGCGCGCTTCCTCGAACTGTGCCAACTGCGCCTGGATGAAGTCGCCTCACAACTCGACATCGAAACCGACGCGCTCGATTCCGACGACGCCTTCCAGCCCGAATGCATGGACATGCGCGGCGCGATCGCCATCCTGCCCGAGGCGGAAAAGGCCGAAATGGAAGGCCAGGACATCCCCTCGTTCGGCCAGGTCTGGGCGCTGGGCTTCATGTTCGCGGTCGAAAACTGGCCCGAAGACTGGGCCACGCCCCGCGACAAGGACGCCGCCAAGTGGATCGATGACTCGCTGGAAAAAGTCGTCGCCGTGACTGAAGACGACACCGGCAAGCCCGCCGTCAACCTCTATGACGACCAAGGCCCCGCCAGCACCAGCCAGGACCGCGTGGAAAAAGTCGGCGAAATGATCTGGGCCTGCTACGACCTGCGCCAGATCTGGAAAAGCTTCGGCCCCCGCGTGGAAACCGTCCGCAAGACCAACGAACCCGGCCGCAACGACCCCTGCCCCTGCGGCAGCGGCAAGAAGTACAAGAAGTGCCACGGCGCCTGA
- a CDS encoding FMN-binding glutamate synthase family protein codes for MSQTLAPRRIPAWVPIRYTTFTLALLGTGLFFAAARLWGGGWWWVGYAICLALSVLGVWDMLQTRHAILRNYPIIGHFRFMLEYIRPEIRQYFIESDQEALPFSRAQRSLVYQRAKGESDSRPLGTLLNVAAQGYEWVNHSMQPTKLTSHDFRIWIGGTPDKPAEGTSPCTQPYHASIFNISAMSFGALSGNAILALNKGAKTGGFAHDTGEGSISKYHREHGGDLIWEVASGYFGCRNDDGTFNEAKYAANATDPQVKMIELKLSQGAKPGHGGMLLGPKVTPEIAAARGVPVGVDCISPPTHSAFKTPVEMMHFIARLREKSGGKPTGFKFCVGHPWEWFAIVKAMIETDITPDFIVVDGAEGGTGAAPVEFVDHVGVPLQEGLLLVHNTLIGAGLRHRVKIGAAGKVITAFDIARMMALGADWCNAGRGFMMALGCIQAQSCHTGHCPTGVATQDPGRQKALVVPDKATRVANFHKSTLHALQELVQAAGLEHPCDITAHHIVRRISDTEVRQLSNLVMRVEPGALLGDLDKQHNVFKQYWPNASAHTFQFSPPPLAPSAEKKQELAVPA; via the coding sequence ATGAGCCAAACCCTCGCCCCTCGCCGCATCCCTGCATGGGTACCGATTCGCTACACCACGTTCACGCTCGCCCTGCTGGGCACGGGACTGTTCTTTGCCGCCGCGCGCCTATGGGGCGGCGGCTGGTGGTGGGTCGGTTATGCGATCTGCCTTGCGCTGTCGGTGCTCGGCGTGTGGGACATGCTGCAGACACGCCACGCCATCCTGCGCAACTATCCGATCATCGGGCACTTCCGCTTCATGCTCGAGTACATCCGCCCGGAGATTCGCCAGTACTTCATCGAATCCGATCAGGAGGCCCTGCCCTTCTCGCGCGCGCAGCGTTCGCTGGTGTATCAGCGCGCCAAGGGAGAATCCGACAGCCGCCCGCTGGGCACGCTGCTCAATGTGGCGGCGCAGGGCTACGAATGGGTGAACCATTCGATGCAGCCGACCAAACTCACCTCGCACGACTTCCGCATCTGGATCGGCGGCACGCCCGACAAGCCGGCGGAAGGCACATCGCCCTGCACCCAGCCCTACCACGCGAGCATCTTCAACATCTCGGCGATGAGCTTCGGCGCACTGTCGGGCAACGCGATTCTGGCGCTCAACAAAGGCGCGAAGACCGGCGGTTTTGCGCATGACACCGGTGAAGGCTCGATCAGCAAATACCACCGCGAACACGGCGGCGACCTGATCTGGGAAGTCGCTTCTGGCTACTTCGGCTGCCGCAACGACGACGGCACCTTCAACGAAGCAAAGTACGCTGCCAACGCCACCGACCCGCAGGTCAAGATGATCGAGCTGAAGCTCAGCCAGGGCGCCAAACCCGGCCACGGCGGCATGCTGCTTGGCCCGAAGGTGACACCCGAGATCGCCGCCGCGCGCGGCGTGCCGGTGGGCGTGGACTGCATCAGCCCGCCCACGCACAGCGCGTTCAAGACGCCGGTCGAGATGATGCATTTCATCGCCCGCCTGCGCGAAAAATCCGGCGGCAAACCGACCGGCTTCAAGTTCTGCGTGGGCCATCCATGGGAATGGTTCGCCATCGTGAAGGCCATGATCGAGACCGACATCACGCCCGACTTCATCGTCGTCGATGGTGCGGAAGGCGGCACGGGCGCGGCTCCGGTCGAGTTTGTCGATCACGTCGGCGTGCCGCTGCAGGAAGGCCTGCTGCTGGTGCACAACACGTTGATCGGGGCGGGCCTGCGCCACCGTGTGAAGATCGGCGCGGCGGGCAAGGTGATCACCGCGTTCGACATCGCGCGCATGATGGCGCTCGGTGCCGACTGGTGCAACGCGGGGCGCGGCTTCATGATGGCGCTGGGCTGCATTCAGGCGCAAAGCTGCCACACCGGCCACTGCCCTACCGGCGTCGCCACGCAGGACCCCGGCCGCCAGAAGGCGCTGGTCGTGCCCGACAAGGCCACGCGCGTCGCCAACTTCCACAAGAGCACGCTGCACGCACTGCAGGAGCTGGTGCAGGCGGCGGGGCTGGAGCACCCCTGCGACATCACCGCCCACCACATCGTGCGTCGCATCTCCGACACCGAAGTGCGCCAGCTCTCCAATCTGGTGATGCGCGTGGAGCCCGGCGCGCTGCTCGGCGATCTGGACAAGCAGCACAACGTGTTCAAGCAATACTGGCCCAACGCCAGCGCCCACACCTTCCAGTTCTCGCCGCCGCCGTTGGCACCCAGCGCCGAGAAAAAGCAGGAATTGGCCGTCCCGGCCTGA